The following coding sequences lie in one Phycicoccus duodecadis genomic window:
- a CDS encoding glycosyltransferase, translating to MGAPAATVAAVVPCKDEADRIGETVAAVLGLPEVGRVVVVDDGSTDDTATVAAAAGAEVVRHARNRGKAAALETGIRHVRELERGEVARDPAARPAALLFVDGDLRSTAANLGVLVGPVLAGEASMTVATLPAQITAGGGRGLVVGLARRGIQRLTGFRAVQPLSGMRCLSPAAVAAASPLARGWGVETAMTVDVLRAGLTVLEVPCELQHRVSGSDWRGQLHRAEQYRDVWLALVRRGWRPWQRG from the coding sequence ATGGGCGCGCCGGCGGCCACGGTCGCGGCCGTCGTCCCGTGCAAGGACGAGGCCGACCGCATCGGCGAGACCGTCGCGGCCGTCCTGGGCCTGCCCGAGGTGGGGCGGGTCGTGGTGGTCGACGACGGGAGCACCGACGACACGGCCACGGTCGCCGCCGCGGCGGGGGCCGAGGTCGTCCGCCACGCTCGCAACCGCGGGAAGGCCGCGGCCCTCGAGACCGGCATCCGGCACGTGCGCGAGCTCGAGCGGGGCGAGGTGGCCCGCGACCCCGCCGCCCGGCCGGCCGCGCTGCTGTTCGTCGACGGCGACCTGCGCTCCACCGCCGCCAACCTCGGGGTCCTGGTCGGCCCGGTACTGGCCGGCGAGGCCTCGATGACCGTCGCCACCCTGCCGGCCCAGATCACCGCCGGGGGCGGGCGCGGCCTGGTCGTGGGCCTGGCGCGCCGCGGCATCCAGCGCCTCACCGGCTTCCGGGCGGTGCAGCCCCTCTCGGGGATGCGGTGCCTCTCACCCGCCGCCGTGGCCGCGGCCAGCCCCCTTGCCCGCGGCTGGGGCGTCGAGACCGCCATGACCGTCGACGTCCTGCGGGCCGGCCTCACCGTGCTCGAGGTGCCGTGCGAGCTCCAGCACCGGGTGAGCGGCTCCGACTGGCGCGGCCAGCTGCACCGCGCCGAGCAGTACCGCGACGTGTGGCTCGCCCTCGTCCGGCGCGGCTGGCGACCGTGGCAGCGGGGCTGA
- a CDS encoding glycosyltransferase 87 family protein: MSTPTRPVHRRLLRYRWPLAVLVIALAAAPTALRYLVFWPLDQWQVDVQVYRDAGVSVLTGRPVYATLTEAPQLLPFTYPPFAALLSIPLALVPFGVVGWLWTALQVIATVAITWYAAHRLLWRTGPWWPLALAVLSAPMLWLHPVGDGIRFGQVNALIVLACLVDLREPRPRLARWLPPGAFVGLAMAVKLTPGVFVIHYLVTRRWREAATAVATAALVTIGSALVLPQASVAFWLGALQDSDRLGPNAGTANQSMRGFLLRMGLDGTAGGVLWLVLVAVVGVLGFGLARRLDRRGDTVAVVAVVGLLACLLSPVAWVHHYHWVVVVVFALLGPDPWRDRRRLWAGAAVTVFFTMRLPWWGIDWLAQRDWPEWPGRILQNADVFGGLACLLLLWWATRVPDAAPERAAVEPAARPAVADA; this comes from the coding sequence GTGAGCACCCCGACCCGACCCGTGCACCGGAGGCTGCTCCGGTACCGCTGGCCGCTCGCGGTGCTGGTCATCGCCCTGGCAGCGGCGCCGACCGCCCTGCGCTACCTCGTGTTCTGGCCGTTGGACCAGTGGCAGGTCGACGTCCAGGTCTACCGCGACGCCGGTGTCTCGGTGCTCACCGGCCGCCCGGTCTACGCCACGCTCACCGAGGCCCCGCAGCTGCTGCCGTTCACCTACCCCCCGTTCGCGGCGCTGCTCTCGATCCCGCTGGCCCTGGTGCCGTTCGGCGTCGTCGGCTGGCTCTGGACCGCCCTCCAGGTCATCGCCACGGTCGCCATCACCTGGTACGCCGCCCACCGCCTCCTGTGGCGCACCGGGCCGTGGTGGCCGCTGGCCCTGGCGGTGCTGTCGGCGCCGATGCTCTGGCTGCATCCGGTCGGCGACGGCATCCGCTTCGGGCAGGTCAACGCCCTCATCGTGCTGGCCTGCCTCGTCGACCTGCGCGAGCCCCGGCCGCGCCTGGCCCGCTGGCTGCCGCCGGGCGCCTTCGTCGGGCTGGCCATGGCCGTCAAGCTGACGCCCGGGGTGTTCGTCATCCACTACCTGGTCACCCGGCGCTGGCGCGAGGCGGCCACCGCCGTCGCCACCGCGGCGCTGGTCACGATCGGGTCGGCGCTGGTACTGCCCCAGGCCTCGGTCGCGTTCTGGCTGGGGGCCCTCCAGGACAGCGACCGGCTGGGCCCCAACGCCGGGACAGCGAACCAGTCGATGCGGGGGTTCCTGCTGCGGATGGGTCTCGACGGCACCGCCGGCGGCGTGCTCTGGCTGGTGCTAGTGGCGGTCGTCGGCGTCCTCGGCTTCGGCCTGGCCCGCCGGCTCGACCGCCGCGGCGACACCGTCGCCGTGGTGGCCGTGGTCGGGCTGCTGGCCTGCCTGCTCTCGCCGGTCGCCTGGGTGCACCACTACCACTGGGTCGTCGTCGTGGTGTTCGCGCTGCTGGGTCCCGATCCGTGGCGCGACCGGCGGCGGCTGTGGGCCGGGGCGGCCGTCACGGTGTTCTTCACGATGCGCCTGCCGTGGTGGGGGATCGACTGGCTGGCGCAGCGCGACTGGCCCGAGTGGCCGGGCCGCATCCTGCAGAACGCCGACGTCTTCGGCGGCCTGGCCTGCCTGCTCCTGCTCTGGTGGGCCACGCGGGTCCCGGACGCCGCCCCCGAGCGGGCCGCCGTCGAGCCCGCCGCCCGGCCGGCGGTGGCGGATGCCTGA
- a CDS encoding DUF4446 family protein, whose product MYPHPLELLILLVPLVLGVALVAGLVTLLRRSADTRRRLTALENHRPAGDADLAALRADVAQALRHVAVVRYDAFADMGGRLSFSVAVVDDAGDGLVISAIHARGESRTYAKGVVGGASDATLSPEEQQALAAARTGKEQP is encoded by the coding sequence GTGTACCCGCATCCGCTCGAGCTCCTCATCCTCCTGGTGCCCCTGGTCCTCGGGGTCGCCCTCGTGGCCGGTCTCGTGACGCTGCTGCGGCGCAGCGCCGACACCCGGCGGCGCCTGACCGCGCTCGAGAACCACCGGCCCGCCGGCGACGCCGACCTGGCCGCGCTGCGGGCCGACGTCGCGCAGGCCCTGCGCCACGTCGCGGTGGTGCGCTACGACGCCTTCGCCGACATGGGCGGGCGGCTCAGCTTCAGCGTCGCGGTCGTCGACGACGCCGGCGACGGCCTCGTCATCAGCGCGATCCACGCCCGGGGCGAGTCGCGCACCTACGCCAAGGGCGTCGTGGGCGGCGCCTCCGACGCCACCCTCAGCCCGGAGGAGCAGCAGGCCCTGGCCGCGGCTCGGACGGGGAAGGAGCAGCCGTGA
- the pheA gene encoding prephenate dehydratase, giving the protein MSTRFGYLGPEGTFTSMALDQWAPADGAERVAYGSVDAALAALRAGEVDGAMVPIENSVEGGVSATLDALASGEPLLVTGEVVVPITFVLAAPAGVSTADVRAVGTHSHAWAQVRGWMAATLPDAVYVPTLSTAAAAAALAAAPTEQGFQAAVCAPAAAPLHGLEVLASDIGDMQAAVTRFVLVARPGSLPAPSGADKTTVVLYQREDHAGGLLELLDQFAARGINMTRLESRPTKASMGSYCFSVDVEGHVRDERLGEALMGLRRICAEVRFLGSYARADGRAATVGPRASDADFTAARDWLGRIREGGS; this is encoded by the coding sequence GTGAGCACCCGTTTCGGGTACCTGGGTCCGGAGGGGACCTTCACCTCGATGGCCCTCGACCAGTGGGCCCCGGCCGACGGCGCCGAGCGGGTCGCGTACGGCTCGGTGGACGCCGCCCTGGCGGCGCTGCGGGCCGGTGAGGTCGACGGCGCCATGGTCCCCATCGAGAACTCCGTCGAGGGCGGGGTGTCGGCCACCCTCGACGCCCTCGCCAGCGGCGAGCCCCTGCTGGTCACCGGCGAGGTGGTCGTGCCCATCACCTTCGTGCTCGCGGCGCCGGCCGGGGTGAGCACCGCCGACGTCCGGGCGGTGGGCACGCACTCGCACGCCTGGGCCCAGGTCCGGGGCTGGATGGCGGCCACCCTGCCGGACGCGGTCTACGTGCCGACGCTGTCGACGGCCGCGGCCGCCGCCGCGCTGGCCGCCGCCCCCACCGAGCAGGGGTTCCAGGCCGCGGTGTGCGCCCCGGCGGCCGCGCCGCTGCACGGGCTCGAGGTGCTGGCCTCCGACATCGGCGACATGCAGGCCGCGGTCACCCGCTTCGTGCTGGTGGCCCGCCCGGGGTCCCTGCCCGCACCCAGCGGCGCCGACAAGACCACCGTCGTGCTCTACCAGCGCGAGGACCACGCCGGAGGCCTGCTCGAGCTGCTCGACCAGTTCGCGGCCCGCGGCATCAACATGACCCGGCTCGAGTCGCGCCCGACCAAGGCCTCGATGGGCTCGTACTGCTTCTCGGTCGACGTCGAGGGACACGTGCGGGACGAGCGGCTCGGGGAGGCCCTGATGGGGCTGCGGCGGATCTGCGCCGAGGTGCGCTTCCTCGGCTCCTACGCGCGGGCCGACGGCCGCGCCGCCACCGTGGGGCCCCGGGCCAGCGACGCCGACTTCACCGCGGCCCGCGACTGGCTGGGGCGCATCCGCGAAGGTGGCTCCTGA
- a CDS encoding META domain-containing protein, whose product MPRRAVVTVSLLAALVLVLAAGAVAWVGARDRSTLGGDQQRVGSLADLAGTWTAVNDTTTPARLVAPVVLTVEGDRLAVRTGCNSAGATVAVRDSRLVLVGGGLMTTEMACLDAGVTAQEDWVVAMLTARPRLEHAGPTLALHWGPGERYWLGFERTTPATG is encoded by the coding sequence ATGCCCCGCCGCGCCGTCGTCACCGTGAGCCTGCTGGCCGCCCTCGTCCTGGTGCTCGCCGCCGGCGCCGTCGCGTGGGTGGGGGCGCGTGACCGCAGCACGCTGGGGGGCGACCAGCAGCGGGTCGGGTCACTGGCGGACCTGGCCGGCACCTGGACCGCCGTCAACGACACCACCACCCCCGCCCGGCTGGTCGCGCCGGTGGTCCTCACCGTCGAGGGTGACCGGCTCGCGGTGCGCACCGGGTGCAACTCCGCCGGCGCCACGGTGGCCGTGCGCGACTCGCGCCTGGTGCTCGTCGGCGGCGGGCTCATGACGACCGAGATGGCCTGTCTCGACGCGGGCGTCACCGCGCAGGAGGACTGGGTCGTGGCCATGCTGACGGCGCGGCCGCGCCTCGAGCACGCCGGCCCGACCCTGGCGCTGCACTGGGGCCCCGGCGAGCGCTACTGGCTCGGGTTCGAGCGCACGACACCGGCGACCGGCTAG
- a CDS encoding lysophospholipid acyltransferase family protein, with protein sequence MSGARRLPGTGVELQRLLFRACPPGLWPYARFDVAGTEHIPSSGPAILAGNHRSYFDVPAIIQLMRPTGRTGRILAKRELFDLPVVGPLAYALGGIPVDRASGGTDSLEAATRALEDGEIVCLLPQGTIPRGERFYDPVLTGRTGAARLAAATGAPVVPFGIWGSEVVWPRRSRLPRMHTLVHPPTVRVRVGPPVELTGESPAADTRRVMAAVADLLPPQAREARTPTAEEVERATPRSAGRRRSG encoded by the coding sequence ATGTCAGGCGCGCGGCGGCTCCCCGGGACCGGGGTCGAGCTCCAGCGGCTGCTGTTCCGTGCGTGCCCTCCGGGGCTGTGGCCGTACGCGCGCTTCGACGTGGCCGGGACCGAGCACATCCCGAGCAGCGGCCCGGCGATCCTGGCCGGCAACCACCGCTCGTACTTCGACGTGCCGGCGATCATCCAGCTGATGCGCCCCACCGGCCGCACCGGCCGCATCCTGGCCAAGCGCGAGCTGTTCGACCTGCCCGTCGTCGGGCCCCTGGCGTACGCCTTGGGCGGCATCCCGGTCGACCGGGCGAGCGGCGGCACCGACTCGCTGGAGGCGGCCACGCGCGCGCTCGAGGACGGCGAGATCGTCTGCCTGCTGCCGCAGGGCACCATCCCGCGCGGCGAGCGGTTCTACGACCCGGTGCTGACCGGCCGTACCGGGGCCGCGCGCCTGGCGGCCGCCACCGGCGCCCCGGTCGTGCCGTTCGGCATCTGGGGGAGCGAGGTGGTCTGGCCGCGGCGCTCGCGGCTGCCGCGGATGCACACCCTCGTGCACCCGCCGACCGTGCGGGTGCGGGTGGGCCCTCCCGTCGAGCTCACCGGGGAGTCGCCGGCGGCCGACACCCGCCGCGTCATGGCGGCCGTCGCCGACCTGCTGCCACCGCAGGCGCGTGAGGCGCGCACCCCGACCGCCGAGGAGGTCGAGCGCGCCACCCCGCGCAGCGCCGGGCGGCGCCGCTCGGGCTGA
- the zwf gene encoding glucose-6-phosphate dehydrogenase: protein MTAPTTVILFGATGDLAKRKLIPGLLHLFQSRLLDDLRVVGTSLDDMTADEFRTLAETAVKEHSTRPRDEADWKDFAQRLDYVALSAGPDALEAAVLRAEEQFPGDTELRLHYLAVPPKAALAAVRTIADAHLVDRSRVVMEKPFGHDHATAVALNAQLHEVFDEDQIFRIDHFLGKEAAQNILAFRFANGLFEPIWHRNNISHVQIDVPETLGLSQRADFYETTGAYRDMVVTHLFQILAFTAMEPPTALEPLAISREKNKVFRSMQPIQPADVVRGQYTGYHDEPGVSGDSETETFVALKCYVDNWRWAGVPFFLRTGKRLAEGARIISIAFKEPPQSMFPKGSGVGDQGPDHLTFDLADRSRMSLSFYGKRPGPGFRLDKLSMQFAMGETDWAGAVLEAYERLIYDAARGDRTLFTSATGIERLWEISQPILDNPPTVHPYAQGTWGPNQIHQLIAPFTWRLPFERPWRERRGTS, encoded by the coding sequence ATGACCGCGCCCACGACCGTCATCCTCTTCGGCGCCACCGGCGACCTGGCGAAGCGCAAGCTCATCCCCGGCCTGCTGCACCTGTTCCAGTCGCGCCTGCTCGACGACCTGCGCGTCGTCGGCACCTCGCTCGACGACATGACCGCCGACGAGTTCCGCACCCTGGCCGAGACCGCGGTCAAGGAGCACTCGACCCGCCCGCGCGACGAGGCCGACTGGAAGGACTTCGCGCAGCGCCTCGACTACGTCGCGCTGTCGGCCGGCCCCGATGCCCTCGAGGCCGCGGTGCTGCGCGCCGAGGAGCAGTTCCCCGGCGACACCGAGCTGCGCCTGCACTACCTGGCCGTGCCGCCCAAGGCCGCCCTCGCCGCGGTCCGCACCATCGCCGACGCCCACCTGGTCGACCGCTCCCGGGTGGTGATGGAGAAGCCGTTCGGCCACGACCACGCCACGGCGGTGGCGCTCAACGCCCAGCTGCACGAGGTCTTCGACGAGGACCAGATCTTCCGCATCGACCACTTCCTCGGCAAGGAGGCGGCCCAGAACATCCTGGCCTTCCGCTTCGCCAACGGGCTGTTCGAGCCGATCTGGCACCGCAACAACATCAGCCACGTCCAGATCGACGTGCCCGAGACCCTGGGTCTGAGCCAGCGCGCCGACTTCTACGAGACCACCGGCGCCTACCGCGACATGGTGGTCACCCACCTGTTCCAGATCCTGGCCTTCACGGCGATGGAGCCGCCGACCGCGCTCGAGCCGCTGGCCATCAGCCGCGAGAAGAACAAGGTCTTCCGCTCGATGCAGCCCATCCAGCCGGCCGACGTCGTGCGCGGGCAGTACACCGGCTACCACGACGAACCCGGCGTCAGCGGCGACTCCGAGACCGAGACCTTCGTGGCGCTGAAGTGCTACGTCGACAACTGGCGCTGGGCCGGTGTCCCGTTCTTCCTGCGCACCGGCAAGCGGCTGGCCGAGGGGGCGCGGATCATCTCCATCGCGTTCAAGGAGCCGCCGCAGTCGATGTTCCCCAAGGGCAGCGGTGTGGGCGACCAGGGCCCCGACCACCTGACCTTCGACCTGGCCGACCGCTCGCGGATGTCGCTGTCGTTCTACGGCAAGCGCCCCGGCCCCGGGTTCCGGCTCGACAAGCTGTCGATGCAGTTCGCGATGGGCGAGACCGACTGGGCCGGTGCGGTGCTCGAGGCCTACGAGCGGCTCATCTACGACGCCGCCCGGGGCGACCGCACCCTGTTCACGTCCGCCACCGGCATCGAGCGGCTGTGGGAGATCAGCCAGCCGATCCTCGACAACCCGCCGACGGTGCACCCGTACGCGCAGGGCACGTGGGGCCCGAACCAGATCCACCAGCTGATCGCACCGTTCACCTGGCGGCTGCCGTTCGAGCGGCCGTGGCGCGAGCGCAGGGGTACCAGCTGA
- a CDS encoding diacylglycerol/lipid kinase family protein has translation MGIGIAVVFAIVGAVLLLTSREDGRHARAARPTRDTFRSGEDEMPPRKRVAVIVNPTKFDDLDAVRRQLADVCAAHEWDEPLLLETTQEDVGFGQTREALEQKVDLVCALGGDGTVRAVAEELVGSGTPMGLLPGGTGNLLARNLELPVDELQKAMVVALTGRNRRIDAAWVSLDADDPALTLEPGVGENSSAGHHRHAFFVMAGMGLDAEIMDSTSETLKKRIGWAAYVPSGFQHWLKDRFTVTLTCDGGTPETERARMLVVGNCGKITGGIDLMPDAEPDDGLLDVIVLTPRGVAAWASVAARVITRSDRTSRDLSRHKCTGATVSVDEHQRVQVDGDILGEASRFSVEIEPRALIVRTESGKAPAAE, from the coding sequence GTGGGAATCGGGATCGCGGTCGTCTTCGCGATCGTCGGTGCCGTCCTGCTGCTGACCTCCCGCGAGGACGGGCGGCACGCACGCGCCGCGCGACCGACGCGCGACACCTTCCGTTCCGGAGAGGACGAGATGCCCCCACGCAAGAGGGTGGCCGTCATCGTCAACCCCACGAAGTTCGACGATCTCGACGCCGTGCGCCGCCAGCTGGCCGACGTGTGCGCCGCCCACGAGTGGGACGAGCCGCTGCTGCTCGAGACCACCCAGGAGGACGTGGGCTTCGGCCAGACCCGCGAGGCCCTCGAGCAGAAGGTCGACCTGGTGTGTGCCCTCGGCGGTGACGGCACCGTACGCGCGGTGGCCGAGGAGCTCGTGGGCTCGGGCACCCCGATGGGCCTGCTGCCCGGCGGCACCGGCAACCTGCTGGCGCGCAACCTGGAGCTGCCGGTCGACGAGCTGCAGAAGGCGATGGTCGTCGCGCTCACCGGCCGCAACCGCCGCATCGACGCCGCCTGGGTCTCCCTCGACGCCGACGACCCGGCCCTGACCCTGGAGCCCGGCGTCGGCGAGAACTCCAGCGCCGGCCACCACCGCCACGCGTTCTTCGTGATGGCCGGGATGGGCCTGGACGCCGAGATCATGGACTCGACCTCCGAGACGCTGAAGAAGCGCATCGGGTGGGCCGCCTACGTCCCCTCGGGCTTCCAGCACTGGTTGAAGGACCGCTTCACCGTCACGCTCACCTGCGACGGCGGCACCCCCGAGACCGAGCGCGCCCGCATGCTGGTCGTCGGCAACTGCGGCAAGATCACCGGCGGCATCGACCTGATGCCCGACGCCGAGCCCGACGACGGCCTGCTCGACGTCATCGTGCTCACCCCCCGCGGGGTCGCCGCGTGGGCCAGCGTCGCCGCCCGGGTCATCACCCGCAGCGACCGCACCAGCCGTGACCTGTCGCGGCACAAGTGCACCGGCGCCACCGTCTCGGTCGACGAGCACCAGCGGGTGCAGGTCGACGGCGACATCCTCGGCGAGGCCAGCCGCTTCTCGGTCGAGATCGAGCCGCGCGCCCTCATCGTGCGCACCGAGAGCGGCAAGGCGCCCGCCGCGGAGTGA
- a CDS encoding DinB family protein, whose translation MSEAEAGAVVPDTKDWTWTLERPCPDCGFVAGEVARADLTGVLAAVTAPWAEVLRRPDATARPAPSTWSPLEYGCHVRDVCRLFDERVRLMQDHDDPTFDDWDQDATAVRDRYGEQDPAVVAAGLAEGAAGWGRTLAAVPDDAWERTGRRSNGSLFTVLGLGRYGLHDLAHHLHDVGAAPVSTTS comes from the coding sequence ATGAGTGAGGCCGAGGCCGGCGCGGTCGTGCCCGACACCAAGGACTGGACGTGGACGCTGGAGCGCCCGTGCCCGGACTGCGGCTTCGTCGCGGGCGAGGTCGCGCGGGCCGACCTGACCGGCGTCCTGGCCGCCGTCACCGCCCCCTGGGCCGAGGTCCTGCGGCGGCCCGATGCCACCGCGCGCCCCGCCCCGTCGACCTGGTCGCCGCTCGAGTACGGCTGCCACGTGCGCGACGTCTGCCGCCTCTTCGACGAGCGCGTCCGGCTGATGCAGGACCACGACGACCCGACCTTCGACGACTGGGACCAGGACGCGACGGCCGTGCGCGACCGCTACGGCGAGCAGGACCCGGCCGTGGTGGCGGCCGGGCTGGCCGAGGGCGCCGCCGGGTGGGGCCGCACCCTCGCTGCGGTGCCCGACGACGCGTGGGAGCGCACCGGCCGCCGCTCGAACGGCAGCCTCTTCACCGTGCTCGGGCTGGGCCGCTACGGGCTGCACGACCTCGCCCACCACCTGCACGACGTCGGGGCCGCCCCGGTGAGCACCACGTCGTGA
- a CDS encoding cation:proton antiporter, with the protein MTATLVYVVLGASLLLAAVLPQVLHRYALSAPIVLVVTGMLVGLLPLSTGIVVDPLALRPVIEHVTEVTVLVALMGVGLALDRPLRWRVARSWRAWGPAWRLLAVGLPLTTAGVALLAWGPLGVALPAALLLGAALSPTDPVLASEVQVDGPTQEGDVDEIDETDEVRFALTSEAGLNDGLAFPFVYAAVFLASKGAASGWFGQWLAWELVGKVVVGTLAGVAVGWAVAKLVFRAPARSLRLAEVGEPLVAIAAFLLAYGVAELVEGYGFLAVFACALTIRSVDRDSDFHGHMHDVVHRLETLLTLIVLLTLGFALTNGLLANLDWRGVVLGVTLVFVIRPVAGYVSFLGYRCEEGVRGRLDRRERLVVAFFGVRGVGTIYYLAYAAGATPFAEERWLWSTVGFTIGLSVLVHGVLATPVMRRLDARREADPAVAGP; encoded by the coding sequence GTGACCGCGACGCTGGTCTACGTCGTCCTCGGAGCCTCGCTCCTGCTCGCCGCGGTCCTGCCGCAGGTGCTGCACCGCTACGCCCTGTCGGCCCCCATCGTCCTGGTGGTCACCGGGATGCTGGTCGGGCTGCTGCCGCTCTCGACCGGGATCGTGGTCGACCCGCTCGCGCTGCGCCCGGTCATCGAGCACGTCACCGAGGTGACCGTGCTGGTGGCGCTCATGGGCGTCGGGCTCGCCCTCGACCGGCCGCTGCGCTGGCGGGTGGCGCGCTCGTGGCGGGCATGGGGGCCGGCCTGGCGGCTGCTGGCGGTGGGGCTGCCGCTGACGACCGCGGGCGTGGCCCTGCTGGCGTGGGGGCCGCTCGGGGTGGCCCTGCCGGCGGCGCTCCTGCTCGGGGCGGCCCTCTCGCCCACCGACCCCGTGCTCGCGTCCGAGGTGCAGGTCGACGGACCGACCCAGGAGGGCGACGTCGACGAGATCGACGAGACCGACGAGGTGCGCTTCGCCCTGACCAGCGAGGCCGGGCTCAACGACGGGCTGGCGTTCCCGTTCGTGTACGCCGCGGTCTTCCTGGCGTCCAAGGGCGCCGCCTCGGGCTGGTTCGGGCAGTGGCTGGCGTGGGAGCTGGTGGGCAAGGTCGTGGTCGGGACCCTGGCCGGGGTGGCGGTCGGCTGGGCCGTGGCGAAGCTGGTGTTCCGCGCCCCGGCGCGCTCACTGCGCCTGGCCGAGGTGGGCGAGCCGCTGGTGGCCATCGCCGCCTTCCTGCTGGCCTACGGGGTGGCCGAGCTGGTCGAGGGCTACGGCTTCCTGGCGGTCTTCGCGTGCGCGCTGACCATCCGCTCGGTCGACCGCGACAGCGACTTCCACGGGCACATGCACGACGTGGTGCACCGGCTCGAGACGCTGCTGACCCTCATCGTGCTGCTGACCCTCGGCTTCGCCCTGACCAACGGCCTGCTGGCCAACCTCGACTGGCGCGGGGTGGTCCTCGGGGTGACGCTGGTGTTCGTCATCCGTCCCGTCGCCGGCTACGTCTCCTTCCTCGGCTACCGGTGCGAGGAGGGCGTGCGCGGCCGGCTCGACCGCCGCGAGCGCCTGGTCGTGGCCTTCTTCGGCGTCCGCGGGGTCGGCACCATCTACTACCTCGCGTACGCCGCGGGGGCCACGCCCTTCGCCGAGGAGCGCTGGCTGTGGTCGACCGTCGGCTTCACCATCGGGCTGTCGGTGCTGGTGCACGGCGTGCTGGCCACGCCGGTCATGCGCCGGCTCGACGCCCGCCGCGAGGCCGACCCCGCGGTCGCCGGGCCGTGA
- a CDS encoding type 1 glutamine amidotransferase: MTPNPPAPSVLVVVNDPDSGPGRVGDRLAELGLALTPVAGDDVPEHPVGHAGVLLLGGGFMPDADQRAPWLPRERRLAEAALAGGVPLLGVCLGGQLLALVAGGEVAADHGRPERGLVGIRRRPESAGDPLLGPLPGTFPALENHRDAVTSLPPGAVHLAESDDCPVQAFRVGERAWGLQFHPEAGAGRMRRWDPARVAADGYDLPALLAAAERDEPAAAMAARALTDAFAGVVRRHAGVG, encoded by the coding sequence GTGACGCCGAACCCGCCCGCCCCCTCGGTGCTCGTGGTCGTCAACGACCCCGACAGCGGGCCCGGCCGGGTCGGTGACCGGCTGGCGGAGCTCGGGCTGGCGCTCACCCCGGTGGCGGGCGACGACGTCCCCGAGCACCCGGTCGGGCACGCGGGCGTGCTGCTGCTGGGTGGCGGGTTCATGCCGGATGCCGACCAGCGGGCGCCGTGGCTGCCCCGCGAGCGCCGGCTGGCCGAGGCGGCCCTGGCCGGCGGGGTGCCGCTGTTGGGCGTCTGCCTGGGCGGGCAGCTGCTGGCCCTGGTCGCGGGGGGCGAGGTGGCGGCCGACCACGGCCGCCCCGAGCGCGGGCTGGTGGGCATCCGGCGCCGGCCCGAGTCGGCCGGTGACCCGCTGCTGGGGCCGCTGCCCGGGACCTTCCCGGCGTTGGAGAACCACCGCGACGCCGTCACCTCATTGCCCCCGGGCGCCGTGCACCTGGCCGAGAGCGACGACTGCCCGGTGCAGGCCTTCCGGGTGGGGGAGCGCGCCTGGGGGCTGCAGTTCCATCCCGAGGCCGGGGCCGGGCGGATGCGGCGGTGGGACCCGGCGCGGGTCGCCGCCGACGGCTACGACCTGCCCGCCCTGCTGGCCGCGGCCGAGCGCGACGAGCCCGCGGCGGCGATGGCCGCCCGGGCCCTCACGGATGCCTTCGCGGGGGTCGTGCGCCGGCACGCGGGTGTCGGCTGA
- a CDS encoding LysE family translocator — MPSVPTVLAFALASAVIIAIPGPSILFTIGRALSSGRREALLTVAGNALGVQTQIIGLAVGLGPVIAASAAAYTVLKVVGALYLVWLGVQALRHRRESAAALVGAVPQATPTLHALRTGFVVGVTNPKSFVLLAAVLPQFVDPAGQVGLQLLVLGPVFAVIALVGDGTVALLASRFRDWFAGSPRRMERVGGAGGLMMVGLGAGLLVTGRPD; from the coding sequence GTGCCGTCCGTCCCCACCGTGCTGGCCTTCGCCCTGGCCTCGGCCGTGATCATCGCGATCCCCGGCCCCAGCATCCTGTTCACCATCGGCCGCGCCCTGTCGTCGGGGCGTCGCGAGGCGCTGCTCACCGTGGCCGGCAACGCCCTCGGGGTGCAGACCCAGATCATCGGGCTCGCGGTGGGGCTGGGCCCGGTCATCGCCGCCAGCGCCGCTGCGTACACAGTGCTGAAGGTGGTGGGCGCGCTCTACCTGGTGTGGCTCGGCGTGCAGGCCCTGCGCCATCGCCGCGAGAGCGCCGCGGCGCTGGTGGGGGCCGTGCCCCAGGCCACGCCCACCCTGCACGCGCTGCGCACCGGCTTCGTCGTCGGCGTGACCAACCCCAAGTCGTTCGTGCTGCTGGCCGCGGTGCTGCCGCAGTTCGTCGACCCGGCCGGGCAGGTCGGTCTGCAGCTGCTCGTGCTGGGGCCGGTCTTCGCCGTCATCGCCCTGGTCGGCGACGGCACGGTCGCGCTGCTGGCGTCGCGCTTCCGCGACTGGTTCGCCGGCTCTCCGCGCCGGATGGAGCGAGTGGGCGGCGCGGGCGGCCTGATGATGGTCGGGCTCGGTGCGGGCCTGCTCGTCACCGGCCGCCCGGACTGA